The Raphanus sativus cultivar WK10039 chromosome 6, ASM80110v3, whole genome shotgun sequence sequence TTCTTCCTAATTGTATGGGTTGGACTTCTTGTGTCACTTCATAGGTACTCTTCAAATATGGCCATCCAACAAGGGTATTTACCCAATTCCCCCTAAAAGGTATAACACGGAAAACAATAGGATTGATTAAAGGACTTTATTGATAGTAAGTCAACTTGGGCAGTAAAAGATTTATTTACTGACCTTTTGCGAAAATGATTTGCTGGACGAAGAACCTATTGAAAATAATTGTCCAAGttaatttcagaaaatatgcGACTCAATAGTCTTTagtttgtttaaattaaactcTTAcacaaaatgtatatattacaaCAATGGTTTTCATCTATATAATAATTGTATTGTTAGGCCCATtcttttctttaacaaattaaGGCTAACAGTTATTAAGCCGAAACAATAAAAGTAGCCATAATCCTCGCAAATGCTGACTATATGTCGGCAACATAACTACTCAGGAGAAAGAAAAATACGATTCAGAAAAGAGAAATTAGGGTTCTTTGACTCAAGAGTTTATGTTCAATTTTTCATAAATCCATTAGGGAATTTCAAGTAGATTCAACTTCTTATTTGTTTTCAGTGTGTAATTTCACGTTAGATTTTGAATTAAGTCTgcagattttgttttctttagctGCCTTTAACGCGTCTGTTTAATAACATAGTAACTCTTCAATTGAAGATCGTCTTGGCTCTATCTCCTTCCTTAATTTCCATCTtcaattcataaaattaatcaTGCATCCTCTGGGTTCATAAGAGGCCGCGAATCTGAAGAACCAAAAtgcataaaaaaaatttaaacataaaaggTAATAATCAGCAGTAAAAATCTGTTAAGTCATTGGATAATATCTAAATATtgtctaataaaatattaattgtctTTGAGTTAGGAGTGACAATGACGAaagaatattaatttacaaagaGGGGAAGTAAGTAATGTAATGTCTGACCTAAGATATTTCCACTTGTTTGGTTGGTGCACAGGTTAGACAGAATCTTGAAATTGTTTGCTATTAGAGATGATCTTGGTATATCTAGCATagtttttttatagaaaaataaaaaggtagACTTTGAGAAAAGACAACAATTTGACAAATATAAATAGagctaaaataatataaaaaaatagtcttTACTTCCGTAGTGAGTGCTCAAACTGAGacaccaaatattttttaactgaGACACGGCACCAAATCTTTTTTGTTACAGTTGCATCAATATTATTTCCCTGTAAAAAAGGAATAAAACAGTATCACTTtcgtatttttaaaattatattaatgcAATATGTCATAAAAGATTGATAATCAGTAGTCTATTAGGTTACTCACACTGGAATCGGCTAGCACCATCCCAATTGTCTCTCCTCCACATAGATTTGTGACTGAAACTTGGTTAAATGATTCATCAAATGGTATAAGAGGGTATCTAAAATTTGTGACGGGAGAGAAAGATAGTCTACTCTTTTATATAGGATTCACAAAATTTAGGTTAAAATCTCGATTATTACTGtcttaaatcaaaatttaatgcaCATTTAAATTTTAGCTAAGAAGAATATTAATTACATAGCTAACATAAGTTagaatattgaaaataaaaacgtATCTACATTGAAAGTTAGAATATTGTCAATCATTAATTGATTACCAATTCACTTGTCAATCACGCCTAATTATCAGACGTTTAAAATCTAATacgaaaattaaaatttttattttgatcaaaagaaaaaataggtagattatttaatatgtaaaaaattaatcaaaattttataaagttatacgtactttatatttatagcacaatatgttatttttattttaaaacttagcTATTATTATTTGgattacataaatttattttgtttaacttttttaaagaaaaaataactattttatgttgtaatattttgtattatttattattttcctagtaaataatatattgttaatgattattttttatttaatcaattttaatttttagaaaaataataacttaaatatagtcaaaatccaaaaactaaaagCTAAAGTATAAACCACCatttaagtttttcaaaatctaaaatctacaactaaatcaaaaaccaaaattttaaaaaccaaactaaaatctaaaaccaaactaaaatctaaaatctgaAAACTTTGTAAACAATCAtccttttaattttatgtgtcaACACCCATACAATTATAATCTCAGACGGGAAGGTGCTTAACAATTCTATGAAAGATCATCTCATTTATTCATTTTAGTCTGTTAAAGTGTTGAACAATACATCTATGATTTCGGATTCTAAATAGTGTATTtgctatatttttattacatctTTCAACTAAATTATTGTAgtctgaaaattaaaattaaaattaaaataaaagttttgttgtgacaaaaaaagttttgttaatgTAGATACATTACCAATATGAAGGAGCAAGGTGTACATTAACATAAATGATTGCAAAGGTAGAGGCGACAAAATGCCAtgagtaatattttattttattttgccgacaaaaaaaaatctttaggtTATTCATAATTCGTTCTGGAATGCATGTGGTTGACTGGATGACACCTTGCGCATGATGTTGTCAAATTTGCATTATAAGGAAATGTTTTTGATAATCAGCTGTGGAAGACCGCACAGTAAATATGTAAGAACATTACAACATAAGCATCgtaaaaatttaatacaataagTTAGTTGTTAGTCCAGTGGCATCTAATAGTAAATAGTCTAGTAAAGGAAGGGTAAAGATCAAATGAGGCTGAGAATGATTCTCATTAGAACATATGCAAaatggttttttaaaaaaattatctttgtaaagttatttatttattttacttcttctttaataataaggggattGAAAGTTTTGGATTTAAGTTCGTAATCTCCTCTAAGTTTAGAGTcagttctcaaaaaaaaaaatcttaaagaaTGACCCTTCCTCAAAAAGTGATTTAAACTAAAACCTAAAATTAACCCACTTATATTACTGCTAATAATAACTCGTATTACAACTAGAATACCAACACTTTAGTAACAGCTCGATATTAGTAGTAATTATACAAtcctatataatatatactatctATCAACTGAAATTAAGAACAAAAATTTTCATATAGTTGgcaaaattaaattatcacTAGATAATTCATCAAATTGCTACTAATTCTTTTCTATATCATTTTTCTAActagataatattttgttttgattataatCACTCTGCATGTTAAGCACGTACATCAAACTGAGATCAATCATTGTAAATTAATCAATACTCACTGATTTGAAAATGAACAAATCCTCTAATCGagtatttcaatttttttttggtatttcggtgTTGGATCTAACAGTTATATACCGAATcggatttatatatttttaattcagatTCGGTTATTTCATGTTaagtttgaatatttagatTGGAAAACAGAAAACATTCATTAAATATTTACCATTAACTTAactatttttctaatttttaatatattagataattaaaatatttggagATAAAACTTAGAAAATAGAAATATGGTTGTTGTTTTAagattttcaatgtaattttttaattcataaaataaaacaagaaactTTACATACACTTTAGATGAAAAAATGAGAGaagtaaattaataatatacaattaatatacatatattcggTTATCTTCAGATATCTATTCGGGTTCGAATATTATCCATTCGGATTTAAAGATCatttttttcctaaattaaTACGTATTCAAATACTTTgttattttggttcggatttcgATTCGATTTTTCGAGTCGCGGTTCAGATATTAGATAAATTAATGTCGAACCCTACTCTAATCTAGGTAAACAAAACCCAATTAGAAATTCACGTTTTGCCTTTTTGGGGGAAGTAATTGAGtctttatttcaaattttccaTTTTCGAAAGAGATATCATTTGCCTAATTAAGGTTGGATTAGCTCAAAGGATGATCCCAAGAGGGTAAATTTTCTAGAActctagttttagtttttgtttgaaAAGCTCTGAACTTATACCATTTAATAAGAGCATAGTGAAAAGTTAAGAAACAGTTtcttattttttcataataaaccCACTTTAGAAAACATGCATTAATGATGGCCTAATACAGTTTACTTTACAGTCTTAATGCCCTATAATGGGCCCATGAGGAGAGGTAGGGAGCCTAAAACGGCATGGTGTCGACTTAACTAAAAATGAAATTGCAGGCAGTGTACTGAAACTTCTTGAACTCACATGAGAAATCACTCAAATCAGATAACGACGGTGAAAACCGACAGtgataaagaaaagaagaatcgTGATTTCTAAAGAAACTTGCAGAACGTTCTTTCTCTCTTATCTCTTAGCAATCTCTGTCTCTGTATATATATACGCAAAGGCACGCAGACTGCAGAACCATCAAAGTAACAAAAGAAAGCAAAGCAAAATTGTGAAAGAGAACAAACTTGTGAAAGAGCATCTTAAGTCTTCTAGGAAGGGAAACGATGTCTCTAATTCCGAGCTTTTTCGGTGGCCGAAGAACAAACGTGTTCGACCCATTCTCGTTAGACCTGTATGATCCGTTTGAAGGATTCCTAACGCCTTCAGGGATGACAAACGCAGCCTCCAAGGACGTGGCCGCGTTCACAAACGCGAAAGTGGACTGGAGAGAGACACCTGAGGCGCACGTGTTCAAGGCAGACTTGCCGGGGctgaagaaagaagaagtgaAGGTGGAGGTTGAAGATGGTAACATACTTCAGATAAGTGGAGAGCGGAGCAGCGAgaatgaagagaagagtgaCAAGTGGCACCGCGTGGAGAGGTCAAGTGGGAAGTTCATGAGGAGGTTTAAGTTGCCAGAGAACGCGAAGGTAGATGAAGTGAAAGCGAGTATGGAGACAGGTGTGTTGTCGGTCATGGTGCCCAAGGTGCCTGAGAGGAAGCCTGAGGTCAAGTCTATCGACATCTCCGGTTAAAAGAGATGGAAAGTCGTAAATAAATAAGTGTGACGGTGTGAAATAAATGGTGTGCATGTGTTTGTTTCCCTGGTCTTTCCCTGTGTAATCGTGAATCTACTTGTATAATATCTTAATAAAAgtgttttcaaatatataatatcttaATAAGAGTGTTTTCAAATATGAAACCTACCCATCATCCAAATTTCTAAACACAAGTAAAGTCATAACTAGATTATGCAAAACATGAGTTTAAAGTCCTAATCTCTTGACACAAGTGAATTCATGACTGACTTAAGTAAAACGGAGTTTAAAGCCCTCTCTCTTACTCTCTAGGTTTCAGTGTAGTATTGCAGTAGGATATCCAAAGGACCTGTAAGATGTAACTTTGTTGAGATTAGGACTGTTGTAGCTGTGAGTCTCCCAGGACAAGAGACCTAAGGACCGGCATCTGACTCTCGAGGAGTTCCCGTTTGGTGAGGATCCTGTCTGCTGAGCAGTCGTGTTCCTGCACATGAGAATAGAAGAGCTTAAGAGATCATTTACTAAGAGATCTAAGGTTGTATCTCGGATAAATATTCTTCACAAGGAGAAGGATATAAACCTCTCCGGTTGAAGCCGACAGCAGAGCAAGCAGAGTTACAGTTGCTGTGTGGTAATCGGTCAAAGTTTTGTACGCAGACTCATCGAGTTTGTCCTACAAGGTTCATATAGACATAAGGTCAACGTACTGTAAAAGATGTCTTCCTTTGCACTCAAAAACTACGTGTTTATATCATAAATATGAAGGGCCTGATCGAGAGAGAAGTTATACTAGATTTTCAACTAAGTGAATGGTTACCTTCAAGTGTGAAATAGCTGCAGCAATAGCTCTACCTGGGGCTTGTAAAGCTTTATTGTGAGCCTGCAACAGTTTTCCAAACAGTTACTTCGATTCTAACTATTGAGCCATGGAGTATACAGTAGTTACACAAAACATGGATTTATTATACCTTAATATAAAGGAGAGATACAACTTTGGCGAGAAGTGCAACAGGGTCTGATTCGGTAGAAACTTGAGATATCAAATCCTGCAAGTACAAAAAACATGGtcaagagaaaagaagaagtgACTAGATCATATAAATATGTACACTGAAACAACAATAGGGTGCTGTCGTACACACCTTGCGGTATGCGTGTAGGAGAGTTCTTTCCAGTTTCTTGTCAAGCTTTTTCAAGACCAATCCACTGCACAAATGAAGCTAACATTCAATCTAAGTCCAAGGGAACCTAAACGGATTCGCGTTAGAGATATCTTGATAAACAAGAATCAACATACCTTTCCTCTGCCAGGTCTCTGAAGGTGGTCATGAATGCGTCTACACGCTGAGACAGAGAATCCAAAATTAATGGAGCTTAGTATTCACAAGGAAAATCAAAGTGAAACCAAATGCGCCAAAATAATGCCTTTAGCAGAGTGACTGACTATATAGGTAGAAGAAGAATTAGGTGATATAGGAATAAATCGAACTAGTGAAGCCTAAATAATAATACTAAAGATTCCATATGAACCAGTAGCTATACTTTCACATCCATATCAAGTTTGTCAACCTCGGGACAGAAGtaaagaaaaagagaatatGAACTTATTCACTAACGAAGATCTAACCTTTCCTTCCAATGCCTCAACTAATGCGAGCGCCTTTCTCGAGAGTGAACCGTTGAGATTTTTAGCCTGTCACAAGGGAAAAGATTCAGCTAGCATCAATTTAGAATATAAAGTGCATAAACAAAGTATTAAGATAAATTTTTGATCAAGTGCGCATACAAGGGCCGTTCTTTCAGAAGAATCAAGCAAAACTGGATCTTGAGCTTTGGAGTCTCCAACCTCAATACCATTCTTCAATTTGTTGAGGATGTCCTGTTTTTATAATCACATCTTAATTAGCTAAATCTTTAAGAAAATGACCTAGAAATCTCACTTTATTTTTGACTTACCAAGTCATGAAGTAGTGTATCAGCAATTGTAGCTGCTGTTGTTCTCAGCAGATGCCTATGTAAAACAACCTAGGACCAGAAGAAAACAAATTGATAAACTATATTCTTTAGTTTGCAAGTGTGGCCTTGCAAAACGGACCGAAAGTACTTACTGAAGTCGATTGGTCATCTTCAAATAGCTCTAGCGCTTTTTCGTACAGCTGCATATTTAGAAACGACTGCCAAAAGGAAAGACATCAAAGTGAGTAACACAGAACATACATTGATTGTCCaatgaaatataaaactatagTTGAAGCAGTTGGGTCCAACCTCATCAAGCTTTTTCTGAAGATCATCCATCAAGCGTTTCATTCTATCTGCATTTTCTGTGAagattttctttcttctctcctTTAATGAATTAATGAGCATCGGTCTCATAAGATCGGCTAAATGCTTGAGAATTGAATCTGGGTTCTCCATACCTGCAAGAACAACATAGCTACTGTCACATGGACAATCGCTACGTGATTTTGTATGAATGCACAAAGAAAGATTTTCTCAGATGTACCTTCATCTTCAAACTCAGGCACAGAGTCGACGATCTTTTTCATCACCCATTCGTCTGGCGGGATAAAGTTGTTACCTTCTTGCGCCTTAACGGACTCTTTCTTGCCTCCTGCTTTCGAATCCAACTTCTGTGACGAGGATGAATCCCTGCCTTTCTTCTGGTTTCTCTTAGATTTAGGACGGGCGTCCTCTTCGTCATCTGGAACAGTTTCGACGGTTGCTGCCTTCATGCTGGCAGACttgcctttcttcttctttgatccTTTATCTGTATTAGCAGGTATGCTTTCTGCCGACTCTGAAGATTTGCTTGGATGATCTATCAGACTAGCAGTAGAAGCTTGGATGCTAAAAGCTTCTGCCTCTTTCTCGATTTGATCATATATGCCCTGAACATTAGGAGGTCAAGCTAAGGCGTAGTACAGATAGAGAAAACCAATTGGAAAAGACAAAGGAAACTACTAATAATACCCTTCATTTCATATGTTTTACCTTTATGAACCCACTGCTTATGACATAGGATTCGCCCAGGATAAGTGCTTTCTCAGCCTGAAAGGAAAATTAAATTAGCAATCAATCGCAAAAGCGCATTGACTAAGTTATCAAATTTGATCATAATCCCACCTTGAGAGCAGATTTGACGGAGGGACAAAGAAGCAGTATCTTGTTTGCATCCTGTGATGTGAATGACGCAGGCAATACAGAGAGGGAATCGATCCTGAATCGAGTATTAAGGTTTCATTAACAATGTCATATAGACAGTTTAACACATAAAAGCACACAAACACCATAGACAGAGGGGAAAAAGAGTAAGGGCATAAGCCTCACCAGCTGTTTTGTTCAATAGCATCCTCGGTTGTAGAATCCAGCATCTCAATCATCGAGGAATGAATAAATACGGCAGATAAAGGTTTACCATCTGGATATCTAGACTATAAATGTCACACAACACAAAGTGAGATGAAAATTAAAGACGCAACATAATACTCATTCAAGTCACCATTCCATACTTATACCTTCACAAACTGgagaaaaaatatgttaaactaACATGACCAAATACCTGTAAGAACTGCACGGCTTGAGAAATCCCAAGCTTCTGCATGGTCTCATAGGGAATATAAGAATTCTGcaggaaaacaaaagaaaataaaccacCAAAACAGTTGCTTCACCTTTTCTACAAGGAATAGTAATTTACAGAACATGCTAACACTGCAGTCTGGTGAAGTTAAAGTTTAAACCTTCTCTAAACCCAACTACTTAATGAACGGACTAATACATGAGGCTATTTCAGAGAGAATGAATAAAAAACCTGTGAGAAGAAAGAGTCTACGCATTCCTTTTGAGCAACTGCAAAAACCTGCACCAAAAATTAAACTGCAAAGTTAACAATCTAATGAATCCTAGTTGAACATGTGAAACAGCAAGCATGAACAAGAGCCCTCTCACGACATCTTTGAATACTGTCGCAATTAGTAATACATTCAAGAAAGATTAAAACTCTATGACATACAGTAGGAGTCCAATGGGTGCCAGCACGTAGTGACCCAAGCATCTCCTCTTCCTTCAACAGACGGTTAAATATAGACTGGAAAAACGCATTCTCAACAGCGACTCCGCTAGCTCCATTCATCTCTTGCACCAACTGTTGTAACGGCGTCCACAACGCAGACAAATTGGAAGGAACAAAGATACCCCTGGAAGCACCACGAACCATAGCGGTAACACGCGCCACGTAAGCAGGTGTATATAACTGTCCACCTTCTAGCCTTGCTTTCACCTAATAAAACGAATCGGAAAAAaatgttaccaaaaaaatactTTCATTCACATAAAACACAATCTGGAAGAGAGGCTGCATTACCAAAGTCCCAAGGCGAGGCTCTAAAACGGACTGCACCAACTCAGAGCCGACCTGTAACTGACCAGCAAGCTCGGCCACAGAGATTTGGCTGCATTCTTGGAGCCTCTCGTTGATCTCTTCTGCGATCGAGTCCCAATAGCTTTGCGATATGATCTCTCCCTGGACGAGCATCAGCCCCGGATCACTCGAGACCACATCCTGTGCTTGCTTCTCCACGTGATACAAATCAACCCCGATCGTATCCGCCAGATCAATGACGGAGACACGTCCCAGTTTACTGATCTCGGTAGCGATTTCATTCCTCAATTGCTCCTGCAGACGAATCAATAGAGACGATAAACGTGCTCGATCAAGCAATTTGACTTTCATAGTTCATCATGCAACAATCAGGATTTATCATCGATGGAaaacgaaaatggaaaaagtgtATTTACCTGAGTGATGTATTCTTTGCCGGTGACGGTGTGGAGGAGATCGAAGTCGATGACGCGAAGCTCCTGAAGCTTCTGAACCAATTCGACGACGTTTCGATCGGATAATCTGACGCTTGACTTCACCTGCTGAGCGAATTCGAACTGTCGCTGCAATTCCAACAACTCTTCATCCATCTTTCCCGCAACGCTCTAGGAGATCAAAATGAAGGAATCGTAGGATTTTTCCGTCAGTTTCTCAGATGATTTTCCTCTGAAAAATTGATTCTAGTGTTACTCAGcgtaagttgacaaaaaaaaaaaaaaagtgttactCAGCGTGTTTACTAATTTAAACCGATTGTTATTAATAACCGGACCGGTTGGTTTACGGTACAagctaaaacatttttaaattgattgtAACTTGTAAGTTAACTGAACCAAAGAAGAAGCCCTAATATCTCTGCggaatcttcttctttctctcctctgGTTAAGTTCGTCGACGACGGCTTCTGGCtttcactgttttttttttcttccagcTACAGCTAATTTGAGGTGCAAATTATCTGACTTtcactgtttttttctttctttttggatAGTGATCTAGTTTCAGTTGATTTTGTTTCGATATTGTCTTTATGTAACGAGTACTGTGTAGTTGAAAGATAGAGCTGTTGTTGTTTCTGTAAACAAAGAGCCTACACCAAATGTTGCTCAGAACGATTCcaaaagcattttttttttcagaattcaGTAGTTTGACAAGTTTAAATTTAGGACGATAGACAGTTAGTAAAACCCTTTTTTTGTGTCTGTTAACTATTGAAGCAATGGAGATTGACAGAGAAGATGGAAGAAGACCGAATCAGCTGAGACCCCTTGCTTGTTCCCGTAACATCCTTCATCGTCCTCATGGCTCTGCTAGCTGGTCCCAaggttttcttaaaaaaattattactttcTTTTAGAATGAGATTAATGGACTCAACTTTCTAATGGGTATTGCTGCTTCTCGTTTAGGGGATACAAAAG is a genomic window containing:
- the LOC108812547 gene encoding 17.6 kDa class I heat shock protein 3, with product MSLIPSFFGGRRTNVFDPFSLDLYDPFEGFLTPSGMTNAASKDVAAFTNAKVDWRETPEAHVFKADLPGLKKEEVKVEVEDGNILQISGERSSENEEKSDKWHRVERSSGKFMRRFKLPENAKVDEVKASMETGVLSVMVPKVPERKPEVKSIDISG
- the LOC108812546 gene encoding E3 UFM1-protein ligase 1 homolog, whose translation is MDEELLELQRQFEFAQQVKSSVRLSDRNVVELVQKLQELRVIDFDLLHTVTGKEYITQEQLRNEIATEISKLGRVSVIDLADTIGVDLYHVEKQAQDVVSSDPGLMLVQGEIISQSYWDSIAEEINERLQECSQISVAELAGQLQVGSELVQSVLEPRLGTLVKARLEGGQLYTPAYVARVTAMVRGASRGIFVPSNLSALWTPLQQLVQEMNGASGVAVENAFFQSIFNRLLKEEEMLGSLRAGTHWTPTVFAVAQKECVDSFFSQNSYIPYETMQKLGISQAVQFLQSRYPDGKPLSAVFIHSSMIEMLDSTTEDAIEQNSWIDSLSVLPASFTSQDANKILLLCPSVKSALKAEKALILGESYVISSGFIKGIYDQIEKEAEAFSIQASTASLIDHPSKSSESAESIPANTDKGSKKKKGKSASMKAATVETVPDDEEDARPKSKRNQKKGRDSSSSQKLDSKAGGKKESVKAQEGNNFIPPDEWVMKKIVDSVPEFEDEGMENPDSILKHLADLMRPMLINSLKERRKKIFTENADRMKRLMDDLQKKLDESFLNMQLYEKALELFEDDQSTSVVLHRHLLRTTAATIADTLLHDLDILNKLKNGIEVGDSKAQDPVLLDSSERTALAKNLNGSLSRKALALVEALEGKRVDAFMTTFRDLAEESGLVLKKLDKKLERTLLHAYRKDLISQVSTESDPVALLAKVVSLLYIKAHNKALQAPGRAIAAAISHLKDKLDESAYKTLTDYHTATVTLLALLSASTGEEHDCSADRILTKRELLESQMPVLRSLVLGDSQLQQS